In one window of bacterium DNA:
- a CDS encoding chorismate synthase produces MIGCHFGKFFQVTVGGGSYQDGLNTIIQGIPPGMSLNEKEIYGDLLLRKPGSDELSSPRKEPDLPIIYTGINAADTIENAGNKNHTNGTPLSILIPNLDRHFVHIKQYQDTNRTPRPGHASYASFIKYGPDDDAIGAGIFSGRYTSTIVAAGYIAKKILKKCGIDVFSYVKELASVRCPDINHKEALKYTDSYKKMRQDFDPFYQEIYVKERINMNMRFLEKISILAEIEKEIDAIRDKTPKSNPEAIKDKYGVHHIVNCPDIKAAQAMTDACNKISDTGDSAGGIVEIVVLGAPAGLGEPIFNKLDAELGKMLGIGAVKGVEVGAGFGVKNMTGYESNDQMHAEKGKVVFDSNNAGGITGGLSTSQPIVARVAVKPTPTIDKKQHTIDKYTLENKELAAITRRDATIVARVWPVVENYTAMVLLDNLIAHYGYQTLKKEVGKNG; encoded by the coding sequence ATGATTGGATGTCATTTTGGTAAATTCTTTCAGGTAACTGTGGGAGGCGGTTCTTATCAGGATGGATTAAATACAATCATCCAAGGAATACCACCGGGAATGAGTTTAAATGAGAAGGAAATATACGGCGACTTACTTCTTCGAAAACCTGGTTCAGATGAACTCTCATCTCCGAGAAAAGAACCGGACCTTCCTATAATATATACGGGGATTAACGCTGCTGATACTATTGAGAATGCAGGAAACAAGAATCACACGAATGGAACTCCCCTTTCCATTCTTATACCCAACCTTGACAGACACTTTGTTCATATAAAACAATATCAGGATACCAACCGCACACCACGACCGGGACACGCATCCTATGCTTCTTTTATAAAATATGGACCTGATGATGATGCCATTGGCGCCGGTATTTTCAGCGGCAGATATACATCCACTATTGTTGCAGCCGGATATATAGCCAAGAAAATTCTAAAAAAATGCGGAATTGATGTGTTTTCCTATGTCAAAGAGCTTGCTTCAGTACGATGTCCGGATATCAATCATAAAGAAGCTTTAAAATATACAGATTCCTATAAAAAAATGCGTCAAGATTTTGACCCATTCTATCAGGAGATTTATGTCAAAGAACGTATAAATATGAATATGCGATTTCTTGAAAAAATTAGTATTCTTGCAGAGATAGAAAAAGAAATAGACGCTATACGCGACAAAACACCAAAATCAAATCCAGAAGCAATTAAAGATAAATACGGTGTACACCACATAGTAAATTGTCCCGACATTAAAGCCGCACAAGCAATGACCGATGCCTGCAATAAAATTTCAGACACAGGAGACTCAGCCGGAGGTATTGTTGAGATAGTCGTTTTAGGTGCACCAGCCGGTCTTGGCGAACCGATATTTAATAAACTTGATGCTGAATTAGGCAAAATGCTTGGTATAGGCGCTGTTAAAGGAGTTGAAGTCGGCGCTGGGTTTGGAGTTAAAAACATGACAGGATATGAATCAAATGACCAGATGCATGCTGAAAAAGGAAAAGTCGTTTTTGACTCAAACAACGCAGGCGGCATCACAGGCGGACTTAGCACAAGTCAGCCAATTGTTGCAAGAGTAGCTGTAAAGCCGACACCTACAATTGATAAGAAACAACATACAATTGATAAATATACTCTTGAAAATAAAGAACTTGCGGCTATCACCAGACGAGATGCAACTATTGTTGCTCGAGTATGGCCCGTGGTAGAAAATTATACCGCTATGGTATTACTTGATAATCTAATAGCACATTACGGATATCAGACTCTGAAAAAGGAGGTCGGCAAAAATGGATAA
- a CDS encoding phosphoribosylaminoimidazolesuccinocarboxamide synthase: MLNQPIGFTNLQGVKFFKRGKVREIYDLDDKFLMVATDRISCFDVILPTEIPHKGEILTKLSVFWFGFTKDIVPNHFITDDIRTFPEELQKYEEILKHRSMLVKKVVPIPVECVVRGYLSGSGWEEYQKTQSICGINLPEGLKESDKLPQVIFTPSTKEDIGHDINVTQEHIEQTIGKDIAQKLKDISISLYKKAAQYAESKGIIIADTKFEFGKIGNESSSCAQGRDEIILIDEVLTPDSSRFWPKDQYEPGKPQPSFDKQFVRDYLETLTWDKTHPAPQLPDNIINKTTQKYLQALKTITEEEL, from the coding sequence ATGCTAAATCAACCTATAGGATTTACAAACCTTCAGGGAGTTAAATTTTTTAAAAGAGGGAAAGTCCGGGAAATATACGATCTGGATGACAAATTTTTAATGGTTGCAACGGATAGGATTTCCTGTTTTGATGTAATATTACCTACCGAAATTCCTCATAAAGGAGAGATTCTAACAAAACTTTCAGTCTTCTGGTTCGGCTTTACCAAAGATATAGTTCCTAATCATTTTATTACCGACGATATCCGAACATTCCCGGAAGAATTACAAAAATATGAAGAAATTTTAAAACATCGTTCAATGCTGGTAAAAAAAGTTGTTCCTATACCGGTTGAGTGTGTGGTGCGTGGTTATTTGTCCGGTTCCGGCTGGGAAGAGTATCAAAAAACGCAATCCATCTGTGGAATCAATCTGCCTGAGGGTTTAAAAGAATCCGACAAGCTACCTCAAGTTATCTTCACTCCCTCAACAAAAGAAGATATAGGTCACGATATAAATGTAACTCAAGAACATATAGAGCAGACAATAGGGAAAGATATAGCCCAAAAATTAAAAGATATAAGTATTTCTCTTTATAAAAAAGCCGCGCAATACGCAGAAAGCAAGGGAATAATTATAGCCGACACAAAATTCGAATTTGGGAAAATAGGAAATGAATCCAGCTCCTGCGCGCAAGGGCGGGATGAAATTATTCTTATAGACGAAGTGCTTACCCCCGATTCTTCCAGATTCTGGCCAAAGGACCAATATGAGCCGGGTAAACCTCAACCTAGTTTTGATAAACAATTTGTCCGAGACTATCTGGAAACACTCACCTGGGACAAAACTCATCCTGCGCCCCAATTGCCCGACAATATAATTAATAAAACAACCCAAAAATACCTGCAAGCTCTTAAGACAATTACAGAAGAAGAGCTTTAG
- a CDS encoding phosphoenolpyruvate carboxykinase (GTP), whose amino-acid sequence MEAENYLKILKAKLDEINYQKLSAIGNSKVHEFIANAAELCNPKQIFICSDSFEDIDHIRKQAIQTGEEKPLAIPGHTYHFDGIKDQGRDREVTKYLVPQHETLSKNLNQIKREEGLTEINRLLLNSMENHTMIVRFLSLGPTNSIFSIPCLQCTDSWYVAHSEDLLYRSAYKMFEQDKTQSEIFCFLHSAGKINEEMVSIETDKRRIYIDYNYNTVYSVNTQYAGNTVGLKKLALRLTIRKADKEEWLAEHMLLMGVKGPNGRKTYFAGAFPSACGKTSTAMLPGETIVGDDIAYFRNIDGEARAVNAEAGVFGIIQNVNAIDDPIIHKVLTTPGEVIFSNILVKENKPYWLGTKDEMPKEGINFSGIWNENKTDNKGNKIPPAHKNARYAVAIKALDNVDSESDNPLGVELRGIMYGGRDPKGYVPVQQGFDWQHSIIAYGASLESETTFATIGKEGVSEINVMSIQDFVAITLGKYIHNNLEFGKKLKNPPIIFGVNYFLRNKEGKFLNGVRDKHVWVKWMELRAHNDVDAIKCPTGWIPKYNDLHILFKQVLDKNYSKEDYLEQFTIRVDENLAKIDRVEKFYHEKVSDTPPILFEILDQQKERLINAKKRFGNYISPELFVEEK is encoded by the coding sequence ATGGAAGCAGAAAATTACTTAAAAATTTTAAAAGCTAAACTGGACGAGATTAATTATCAAAAGCTATCTGCAATAGGCAATTCCAAAGTCCACGAGTTTATAGCTAATGCTGCAGAGTTATGCAACCCTAAACAGATATTCATTTGCAGTGATTCTTTCGAAGACATTGACCATATACGCAAGCAGGCAATTCAAACAGGAGAGGAAAAACCACTTGCAATCCCAGGTCACACTTACCATTTTGATGGAATAAAAGACCAAGGCCGTGACAGAGAAGTTACCAAATATCTCGTACCTCAACATGAAACTCTAAGTAAAAACTTAAACCAAATCAAGCGTGAGGAAGGATTAACGGAAATTAATAGGTTACTACTTAATAGTATGGAAAACCACACTATGATTGTCCGTTTCCTCTCGTTAGGCCCAACTAATTCCATATTCAGTATTCCTTGCCTGCAATGTACGGATTCTTGGTATGTTGCTCATAGTGAAGACCTACTCTACCGCTCGGCTTATAAGATGTTCGAACAGGATAAAACACAATCTGAAATCTTCTGTTTTTTACATTCGGCAGGAAAGATAAATGAGGAAATGGTAAGTATAGAAACTGATAAGAGACGCATCTATATTGATTATAATTATAATACTGTATATAGCGTAAATACCCAATATGCAGGTAATACTGTCGGCTTAAAAAAACTTGCTCTTCGCCTTACTATACGAAAAGCAGATAAAGAGGAATGGTTGGCCGAACATATGTTATTGATGGGGGTAAAGGGGCCCAATGGTCGTAAAACCTATTTTGCAGGAGCTTTTCCCAGCGCCTGCGGTAAAACATCTACCGCCATGCTTCCGGGAGAAACTATTGTAGGAGATGATATAGCATATTTCCGCAATATTGACGGGGAAGCACGGGCAGTAAATGCTGAAGCAGGTGTTTTTGGCATTATCCAGAATGTAAACGCTATTGATGACCCTATTATACACAAGGTTCTTACCACGCCAGGTGAAGTCATTTTCTCTAACATATTGGTTAAAGAAAATAAACCTTATTGGTTGGGTACAAAGGATGAAATGCCTAAAGAGGGAATAAATTTCTCAGGGATATGGAATGAAAACAAAACAGATAATAAGGGAAATAAAATTCCCCCGGCTCACAAAAATGCGCGATATGCCGTGGCAATAAAGGCACTGGATAATGTTGACTCGGAATCAGATAATCCTCTTGGAGTAGAGCTAAGAGGCATAATGTATGGCGGAAGAGACCCAAAAGGTTATGTTCCCGTACAACAAGGTTTTGATTGGCAACATAGCATTATAGCTTACGGCGCATCATTAGAATCTGAAACAACATTTGCCACAATCGGTAAAGAAGGAGTATCTGAGATAAACGTAATGAGCATCCAGGATTTTGTCGCTATTACTTTGGGTAAATATATCCACAATAATTTAGAGTTTGGCAAAAAACTTAAAAATCCTCCTATTATTTTCGGTGTTAATTACTTTCTTAGAAATAAAGAAGGTAAATTTTTAAATGGTGTGCGTGACAAACATGTATGGGTAAAATGGATGGAATTACGCGCACATAACGATGTGGATGCAATAAAATGTCCTACCGGTTGGATTCCGAAATACAATGACCTTCATATACTTTTCAAACAGGTTTTAGACAAAAATTACTCAAAAGAAGATTATTTAGAACAATTCACTATTCGTGTTGATGAGAATTTGGCAAAAATAGATAGAGTGGAAAAATTCTATCATGAAAAGGTATCTGATACACCACCAATACTCTTTGAGATTCTTGACCAACAAAAAGAACGTCTAATCAACGCAAAAAAGCGTTTTGGTAATTACATATCTCCAGAACTTTTTGTAGAAGAGAAATAA
- the greA gene encoding transcription elongation factor GreA produces the protein MEYIYLTRKGCEKLTEELKYLKTVKRKEIANALHFARSLGDLRENSEYDAAKHAQALSEIKIAELEEKLIRVKILEEETNIPKDKVSIGSTVKLKDLNSGKELQYTLVAEIESDYDQGKISTASPVGKGLLGSKKNEIIEINIPAGILRYKILEISR, from the coding sequence ATGGAATATATATATTTAACACGAAAAGGATGCGAGAAATTGACGGAAGAATTAAAATATCTAAAAACCGTCAAGCGAAAAGAAATCGCTAATGCATTACATTTCGCCCGTTCTTTGGGAGATTTAAGGGAAAATTCGGAATATGATGCAGCTAAACATGCTCAAGCATTAAGTGAAATAAAAATTGCTGAGTTGGAAGAAAAACTGATTAGGGTAAAGATTCTTGAAGAGGAAACAAATATTCCTAAAGATAAGGTTTCTATCGGTTCAACGGTAAAACTCAAAGATTTAAATTCCGGCAAAGAACTTCAATATACCCTTGTAGCAGAGATAGAATCGGATTACGACCAAGGGAAAATTTCTACCGCCTCGCCTGTAGGCAAAGGATTATTGGGTTCTAAAAAAAACGAAATAATTGAAATTAACATTCCTGCAGGTATTTTAAGATATAAAATACTTGAGATATCAAGGTAG